A part of Limihaloglobus sulfuriphilus genomic DNA contains:
- a CDS encoding acetyl-CoA carboxylase carboxyltransferase subunit alpha — protein MSELENIVEYLPFEQDIKVIDEQIQNLRSEADESTQRNMELRRLQSRKAEMLKEIYSNLNPWQTVQVSRHPSRPILSDYLQHMVSGFRELHGDRTFGDDNAIVTGLGQIGYERIMLIGQNKGKDTKDKIRCNFGCANPEGYRKALLKMRMAEKFGLPIVTLIDTPGAYPGIGAEERGQAQAIAVNLMEMSRIRTPIICIVIGEGGSGGALGIGVGDRLAMLEHSYYSVISPEGCAAILWRDGTKAGEAATALGLTSKSLTELGVVDSSIKEPLGGAHRNPRDTISNVSRYITTALRQLKMQDMETLIENRYKKIRSIGNPRQLEAQTANAGPASV, from the coding sequence ATGTCAGAATTAGAGAATATAGTAGAATACCTGCCCTTTGAGCAGGATATAAAAGTAATTGATGAGCAGATCCAGAACCTTCGAAGCGAGGCTGATGAGTCCACGCAGCGCAATATGGAACTTCGCCGGCTCCAGTCACGCAAGGCAGAGATGCTCAAGGAGATATACTCCAACCTCAACCCCTGGCAGACCGTTCAGGTATCGCGGCACCCTTCACGCCCTATTCTAAGCGATTATTTGCAGCATATGGTATCCGGCTTCCGTGAACTGCACGGCGACCGGACGTTCGGCGACGACAACGCCATAGTAACCGGCCTGGGCCAGATCGGCTATGAGCGGATAATGTTAATCGGCCAGAACAAGGGCAAAGATACCAAAGACAAAATCCGCTGTAATTTCGGATGCGCCAACCCGGAAGGCTACCGCAAGGCACTGCTGAAAATGCGTATGGCCGAGAAATTCGGCCTGCCGATTGTAACGCTTATCGACACTCCCGGGGCATATCCGGGCATAGGTGCCGAAGAACGCGGGCAGGCACAGGCAATCGCTGTCAACCTGATGGAGATGTCCCGCATCAGAACGCCGATCATCTGCATCGTTATCGGCGAAGGCGGCAGCGGCGGCGCACTGGGCATCGGAGTAGGCGACAGGCTCGCCATGCTTGAACACTCGTACTACTCGGTAATCTCCCCCGAGGGCTGCGCGGCTATCCTGTGGCGAGACGGCACCAAGGCCGGCGAAGCGGCGACCGCTTTGGGCCTTACCAGCAAAAGCCTCACAGAGCTGGGCGTGGTTGACAGCAGCATCAAAGAGCCTCTCGGCGGAGCGCACAGAAACCCCCGGGACACTATATCAAACGTCAGCAGATACATCACCACCGCACTGCGTCAGCTGAAAATGCAGGATATGGAAACGCTGATTGAGAACCGCTACAAAAAAATCCGCTCAATCGGTAACCCCCGCCAGCTTGAGGCGCAAACAGCTAACGCCGGCCCAGCCAGTGTATAA
- a CDS encoding C10 family peptidase has translation MNAGKIIAATGMLFCIGLSFALPVDSQDVENAFKGWLNLEPRPLETSISPQIGRIEPFSDASGRILYYVAYLEPEGFVIFSGDDDIEPVIAFSQYGTYDPSGGNPLGAMISLDMPKRYNFLEDWKQLKSAAGSELVADARRKWQSFKAASDGQPAKSGVSSISDVCVAPMVQSRWSQSGVGGKPCYNYYTPNNYVCGCVATAMAQILRHHQFPAQGIGVLSNTIEVDGHEQTAQTRGGDGSGGPYDWQNMPHVPSSSMTQAQRQAIGALCYDAGVACQMSYNDGWSGSTENRACNGFLNYFGFASGFYFMDYGYTVSRGFQDKVLQPNLDAGYPVQVGITGDGGHEIVCDGYGYSGETIYHHMNMGWGGYEDMWYNLPDIGTPYNFTIVDGFIFNLFPETQGEIVSGRLLFFSGDSAADTEVVLRSQGGQSITANTNDKGIFYFTEIVPDTYYIEISQQGFIPQSIRVNVSQSASTRDVSGTCGNVWAGDIVLNLEGSGYSGGEGTEQSPYLVSTAADILELSQMISDYDKHFVMTDDIDLAGMTFDMAVIAPDVDFYAGYQGTAFTGDFDGGGFCIQNLNIDLLSDDDPSNDGNDYIGLFGMIKDGARVSNLAVSGSSIVSGWSSNYAGIIAGCVNLAEVSGCDVRGSSISAGSYSRYTGGICGCLDEGRITRSMAAISIQSQSYVGGICGYNDRGNVDFCFSTGTVRGSERAGGICGSNYYSNLSYSYSQAETSATKYVGGVSGYNSNTSLSQVYAKGKVTGSLYTGGLCGFALFGSAEACFWCPETTTQAKSVLGSPSTKQEMSLLSTFENAGWDFASDQRNWYMPASGSPLLNWQMRVEDFRRLSLMSKYWHEDCGGNCGCLGYDYSGNGSISAEDLSILATNWLYSVNAYE, from the coding sequence ATGAACGCTGGAAAAATAATTGCGGCAACAGGGATGTTGTTTTGTATCGGGTTGTCATTTGCATTACCTGTAGATTCGCAGGACGTTGAAAACGCTTTTAAGGGCTGGCTCAATCTTGAGCCCCGGCCGCTGGAGACATCAATCAGCCCACAGATAGGCCGCATTGAGCCGTTCTCCGATGCCTCGGGCAGAATACTCTACTATGTCGCATACCTTGAACCGGAGGGCTTTGTGATTTTCAGCGGCGATGATGATATCGAACCGGTAATCGCTTTCAGCCAATACGGCACTTATGACCCTTCCGGTGGTAATCCTCTTGGAGCTATGATATCCCTTGATATGCCAAAGAGATACAACTTTCTGGAAGACTGGAAACAGCTCAAGTCAGCCGCCGGCAGCGAGCTGGTTGCTGATGCACGCCGAAAGTGGCAGAGCTTCAAAGCCGCTTCTGACGGCCAGCCTGCAAAAAGCGGCGTCAGTTCTATTTCCGATGTTTGCGTCGCTCCGATGGTTCAAAGCCGCTGGAGCCAGAGCGGTGTAGGCGGCAAACCCTGCTACAACTATTATACTCCGAACAACTATGTGTGCGGCTGTGTCGCTACCGCGATGGCGCAGATTCTTCGGCATCACCAGTTTCCCGCACAGGGTATAGGCGTCTTGTCAAACACCATTGAGGTTGACGGACACGAACAGACCGCTCAGACACGCGGCGGTGACGGCAGCGGCGGCCCTTACGACTGGCAGAATATGCCCCATGTGCCGTCATCTTCTATGACTCAAGCCCAGCGGCAGGCGATAGGTGCCCTTTGTTATGATGCCGGCGTAGCATGTCAGATGAGTTACAACGACGGCTGGAGCGGCTCGACGGAAAATCGAGCCTGCAACGGTTTTCTAAATTATTTTGGTTTTGCAAGCGGCTTTTACTTCATGGATTACGGTTATACTGTCAGCCGCGGGTTCCAGGATAAGGTTCTCCAGCCAAATCTCGACGCCGGCTATCCGGTACAGGTCGGCATTACCGGCGACGGCGGACATGAAATCGTCTGTGACGGCTACGGATACAGCGGCGAGACTATTTATCATCACATGAATATGGGCTGGGGCGGCTATGAAGACATGTGGTACAATCTGCCCGATATAGGAACGCCGTATAATTTCACTATTGTTGACGGCTTTATATTCAACCTTTTCCCCGAGACACAGGGCGAGATTGTCAGCGGCAGGCTGCTGTTCTTTTCCGGTGATTCCGCCGCAGATACGGAAGTTGTGCTCAGAAGCCAGGGCGGCCAGAGCATCACCGCGAACACAAACGACAAGGGCATATTCTATTTCACTGAAATTGTGCCGGACACATACTATATAGAAATCAGCCAGCAGGGCTTTATACCGCAATCGATTCGTGTTAATGTCTCCCAAAGCGCTTCAACCAGAGACGTCAGCGGTACCTGTGGAAATGTCTGGGCGGGAGATATTGTACTCAATCTCGAAGGCAGCGGCTATTCCGGCGGTGAGGGAACAGAGCAGAGTCCGTATCTTGTCTCAACCGCCGCTGATATACTTGAGCTTTCTCAAATGATCAGCGATTATGACAAACACTTTGTAATGACAGATGACATAGACCTTGCCGGCATGACATTCGATATGGCAGTGATTGCACCTGATGTCGATTTCTATGCCGGTTATCAGGGAACCGCTTTTACCGGCGATTTTGACGGCGGCGGTTTCTGCATACAAAACCTCAATATCGACCTGCTAAGCGACGACGACCCGTCAAATGACGGCAATGATTACATCGGTTTGTTCGGGATGATAAAAGACGGTGCAAGAGTGTCCAATCTCGCCGTCTCTGGAAGCAGTATTGTCTCGGGCTGGTCAAGCAACTATGCAGGCATAATAGCAGGCTGCGTAAATCTCGCTGAGGTTTCAGGTTGCGATGTTAGAGGCAGCTCTATATCTGCCGGCAGCTATTCACGCTACACCGGCGGAATCTGCGGCTGTCTCGATGAGGGCAGGATAACACGAAGTATGGCGGCGATTTCAATCCAGTCCCAGTCATACGTCGGCGGAATCTGCGGCTATAATGACCGCGGCAACGTTGATTTCTGTTTCAGCACGGGAACCGTTCGCGGGAGTGAACGAGCCGGCGGAATATGCGGCTCAAATTATTACTCAAACCTGTCGTATTCATATTCACAGGCAGAAACTTCAGCGACCAAATATGTCGGCGGTGTGAGCGGGTACAATTCGAACACGTCTCTAAGCCAGGTTTACGCAAAAGGTAAAGTTACCGGCTCATTATACACAGGCGGCCTTTGCGGGTTTGCCCTTTTCGGCAGCGCAGAGGCGTGTTTCTGGTGTCCGGAAACAACAACACAGGCTAAAAGCGTATTGGGCAGCCCCTCTACCAAACAGGAGATGAGTTTATTATCAACCTTTGAAAACGCCGGCTGGGATTTTGCCTCTGACCAGAGAAACTGGTATATGCCCGCTTCCGGCTCGCCGCTGCTGAACTGGCAGATGCGTGTGGAGGATTTCAGGCGTTTATCCTTGATGTCGAAATACTGGCATGAAGATTGCGGCGGTAATTGCGGCTGTCTGGGTTATGATTATTCCGGCAACGGCAGTATAAGCGCTGAAGACCTCTCAATCCTGGCAACGAACTGGCTGTATTCTGTAAATGCCTATGAATAA
- a CDS encoding ISAs1 family transposase, which translates to MKKEQNQRRLMDYFSTIEDPRVERTRKHELSDILSIAICAIICGADGWTQVEEFAQCKEEWFKSFLSLPNGIPSHDTFGRVFSSLKPDSFEQCFLEWVNALAQKSEGRLIAIDGKTMRRSVDYASEKAAVHMVNAWCDTNKMVIGQIATETKSNEITAIPKLLELIDLDGAVVTTDAMGCQKEIANAVIENDGDYILQLKANQTGLHKNAVTLFDECIDDNVYNIQYTVASETDGGHGRVEERTLRAVSNVGFLNSEKKNWVGLKSLICVEAKRSIGDETSVEKRYYISSLTCKNPPNLLKYIRGHWGVENSLHWCLDISFADDERRIRKGYGAENFARLSRIALNLLKQQTKHKVGIKTRRLCCGWNEQYLYRVLTQQNKGL; encoded by the coding sequence ATGAAAAAAGAACAAAACCAACGCAGATTAATGGACTATTTTTCGACAATTGAAGACCCCAGAGTCGAGCGTACTCGCAAGCATGAGCTTAGTGATATTTTATCCATTGCAATTTGTGCAATAATTTGTGGCGCTGATGGATGGACACAGGTTGAAGAGTTCGCTCAGTGCAAAGAAGAGTGGTTTAAAAGTTTTCTTTCTTTGCCTAATGGCATTCCATCTCACGACACATTTGGACGAGTATTTTCTTCTCTCAAACCCGACTCATTTGAACAATGCTTCCTTGAATGGGTCAATGCCTTAGCCCAAAAGAGTGAAGGCAGGCTCATAGCCATTGACGGCAAGACTATGCGTAGAAGCGTTGATTATGCATCTGAAAAAGCGGCTGTTCACATGGTAAATGCCTGGTGCGACACCAACAAAATGGTCATTGGGCAGATTGCAACAGAAACCAAGAGCAATGAGATAACGGCTATACCTAAGCTCTTGGAGTTAATTGATTTAGATGGTGCAGTTGTAACAACTGATGCTATGGGCTGCCAAAAGGAAATTGCTAATGCTGTAATTGAAAATGATGGGGACTATATCTTGCAGCTAAAGGCAAATCAGACCGGCCTGCATAAAAATGCAGTTACCCTTTTTGATGAATGTATAGACGATAATGTCTATAATATTCAATATACTGTTGCAAGTGAAACTGATGGAGGCCACGGCAGGGTTGAAGAACGCACATTGCGGGCTGTTTCAAATGTAGGATTCCTTAACTCTGAAAAGAAGAACTGGGTCGGGCTCAAGAGCCTGATATGTGTGGAGGCAAAGAGGAGCATAGGAGATGAAACAAGCGTAGAGAAACGGTATTACATATCAAGCCTGACTTGCAAAAATCCGCCAAATTTACTCAAATATATCAGGGGCCACTGGGGGGTAGAGAACTCCTTGCACTGGTGTTTAGATATCAGCTTTGCCGACGATGAAAGGAGAATAAGAAAAGGTTATGGAGCAGAAAATTTTGCAAGGCTCTCACGAATAGCACTGAATCTGCTAAAACAGCAAACCAAGCACAAGGTCGGCATAAAGACCAGAAGGCTGTGCTGCGGCTGGAACGAGCAATACCTATATCGCGTGCTGACACAACAAAATAAAGGACTTTAG
- the rlmN gene encoding 23S rRNA (adenine(2503)-C(2))-methyltransferase RlmN, with protein sequence MQDLHKDLKSLTLDQLENIVEGFGSKSFHAAYLYEYIHSRDGVYVNDVTTLSKGLRAQLIENGWYISQLKTVEKFTDPDGTLKYLFENEDGGRFESVLLNDDNRLTLCISSQCGCRMGCKFCATARLEFRQDLSVGQIVDQVYRVNADAGRIDNVVFMGMGEPFDNTENVFAAADILNSAKGLNIGARHITISTCGIPGPIEALACHDKQYRLAVSLHAADDQTRRKLMPVNSKYPLKDLLSAVKNYCRQTNRRVTFEYCLIDGVNDSADNAKQLVKLIEGIKCNVNLIEFNPFEGCSFKSSPRRKIQAFRDVLDMAGIEAHTRYKRGRSIKAACGQLGADWLEKQLCS encoded by the coding sequence AGTTAGAAAATATTGTCGAAGGTTTCGGCAGCAAGAGTTTCCACGCGGCGTATCTCTATGAGTATATACACAGCCGCGATGGTGTTTACGTAAATGACGTAACCACACTAAGTAAAGGCCTCCGGGCACAGCTCATTGAAAACGGCTGGTATATATCGCAGCTCAAGACGGTCGAAAAGTTCACAGACCCCGACGGCACGCTGAAATATCTGTTCGAAAACGAGGACGGCGGCAGATTTGAGTCTGTACTGCTCAACGACGACAACAGGCTTACCCTCTGCATATCGTCGCAGTGCGGCTGCCGAATGGGCTGCAAGTTTTGCGCAACCGCACGGCTCGAATTCCGGCAGGACCTCTCTGTCGGCCAGATAGTTGATCAGGTGTACAGGGTCAATGCCGACGCGGGCAGGATTGATAACGTGGTTTTTATGGGCATGGGCGAGCCGTTTGATAACACAGAAAATGTATTTGCCGCGGCGGATATACTTAACTCCGCCAAGGGGCTTAACATAGGAGCACGGCATATCACCATAAGCACCTGCGGCATTCCCGGCCCGATCGAGGCTCTCGCCTGCCATGACAAGCAGTACCGGCTCGCGGTCAGTCTTCATGCCGCGGACGACCAGACGCGGCGGAAACTTATGCCGGTTAATTCAAAATACCCGCTCAAAGACCTGCTCAGTGCCGTCAAGAACTACTGCCGGCAAACAAACCGCAGGGTAACATTTGAGTATTGCCTCATCGACGGAGTAAATGATTCGGCTGACAATGCAAAACAGCTTGTGAAACTGATCGAGGGTATAAAATGCAACGTAAATCTCATAGAGTTCAACCCGTTTGAGGGGTGCTCTTTCAAATCTTCGCCAAGGCGCAAAATCCAGGCGTTCCGGGATGTTCTGGATATGGCGGGCATAGAAGCCCACACACGCTACAAACGGGGCAGGAGCATAAAAGCAGCCTGCGGACAGCTGGGTGCTGACTGGCTTGAAAAACAGCTTTGCAGTTGA
- a CDS encoding S8 family peptidase, whose protein sequence is MGKNIKIRHVLVLLVLTSAGYFLMSQSLSHRQRKISVYVIDSLKEVTSGQQGGGIRISQGKSHGEVVESLIFAYANPDNYEFRIADLLSVGQIYERFYYVYLESILDYQLANRGDWVIVNLSFGRGEPDERERVLISRLIGEGVIIVAAAGNDGSEEKSYPAAYDGVIAVGACKNGKKAGYSNYGGWVDICAEGHYDYNEIRGFPGGGGISSVNMSYKLGGTSYSTARVTARIIEMIRFANDRDIDVAGILEGGAAPLDDPLFYKGKLGSGAVSAASLRAVDRFYYLAKWPGILIPWFGVLAGVCILLQRGLRRAWTRGHVRASRWVFYAAALSLAAGFAAAYMSVTQSGLKGGVLMVFAAVPLAWIMPLCGGLTVFCRRPAMVFTRYRINRYSERGNCGGLLKELLGFRFKTDLMMAALEKLLDCRGNPSRQVCRFLVLTRVYIDGQIIDMIKSRGLALENEFVEMAAGGNSQIARRAVDRAVRLSDNKPATIERFLAEVDVIDDDNIAESVRLQALACKKRI, encoded by the coding sequence ATGGGAAAAAATATTAAAATCCGCCATGTTCTGGTTTTGCTGGTACTCACAAGTGCCGGCTATTTTCTGATGAGCCAGAGCCTCTCTCACCGCCAGAGAAAGATATCAGTCTATGTGATAGACAGCCTCAAGGAAGTAACCTCCGGGCAGCAGGGCGGGGGCATCAGGATATCGCAGGGCAAGTCGCACGGGGAGGTTGTCGAATCTCTGATATTTGCCTACGCCAACCCTGACAATTATGAGTTCAGGATCGCCGATTTGCTAAGTGTCGGCCAGATATACGAGCGTTTCTATTACGTTTACCTTGAGTCTATCCTGGATTATCAACTTGCCAACCGGGGTGACTGGGTGATTGTGAATCTCAGCTTCGGCCGCGGCGAGCCGGACGAGCGGGAACGGGTGCTGATTTCAAGGCTCATAGGCGAGGGTGTGATAATCGTTGCCGCGGCGGGCAATGACGGCAGCGAGGAGAAGAGTTATCCGGCCGCGTATGACGGGGTGATCGCCGTGGGTGCGTGTAAAAACGGCAAAAAGGCCGGCTATTCAAATTACGGCGGCTGGGTGGATATATGTGCCGAGGGGCATTACGATTATAATGAAATCCGCGGTTTTCCCGGCGGCGGGGGGATCAGCAGTGTTAACATGAGCTACAAGCTCGGCGGCACGTCATATTCGACGGCGAGGGTTACCGCCCGTATAATCGAGATGATCAGGTTCGCCAATGACAGAGATATCGATGTTGCCGGTATCCTGGAAGGTGGGGCTGCCCCTCTGGATGATCCCCTGTTTTACAAGGGCAAGCTCGGCAGCGGCGCTGTCAGCGCGGCTTCTTTGCGGGCGGTTGATAGGTTTTATTATCTGGCGAAATGGCCGGGGATTTTGATCCCCTGGTTCGGTGTGCTTGCCGGCGTTTGTATTTTGCTCCAGCGGGGCCTGAGACGTGCCTGGACGAGGGGGCATGTGCGGGCGTCGAGATGGGTGTTCTACGCAGCGGCTCTTTCACTGGCGGCGGGGTTTGCCGCGGCGTATATGAGTGTCACGCAATCCGGCTTAAAGGGCGGTGTGCTGATGGTCTTCGCGGCTGTGCCTCTGGCTTGGATTATGCCCCTTTGCGGCGGGCTGACGGTGTTTTGCCGGCGGCCGGCGATGGTCTTCACCCGCTATCGGATCAACCGATACAGCGAACGCGGTAATTGCGGCGGCCTGCTCAAAGAGCTCCTGGGGTTCAGGTTTAAAACAGACTTGATGATGGCTGCACTGGAGAAGCTGCTTGACTGCCGCGGGAACCCGTCGCGGCAGGTTTGCCGGTTTTTGGTCTTGACAAGGGTTTATATTGACGGGCAGATAATAGATATGATTAAATCCAGGGGGCTTGCTCTGGAGAATGAATTTGTTGAAATGGCGGCCGGGGGAAATTCACAGATTGCCCGCAGAGCCGTTGACAGGGCCGTAAGGCTCTCCGATAACAAGCCGGCAACTATTGAAAGGTTCCTGGCAGAAGTTGACGTGATTGACGATGATAATATCGCCGAATCCGTAAGACTACAGGCTTTGGCGTGTAAAAAGAGGATTTAG
- a CDS encoding GLUG motif-containing protein codes for MNSSKDFLKRVCTVITILSFFPNPVFGFSGGTGTPENPWHIYNRSDLEAVNNDLTAHYILKNYIDLTSKTYARAVIAPDTSTDQGYQGTEFSGSLDGNSYPITNLKVNGASYCGLFGMIGPDAEINNVRLVSTAVNGTKYAGGLCGYNKGNVSNSYSTGSVNGDFYIGGLAGYNYQGKIERCYSMSTVTGTSYHAGGLVGYNDGIVTNSYAVSMVVGEISVIGNSDVGGMVGLNTGSIETSFSAGGVSGSGNSAGGLVGCNDGNITASYATGAVSLTGAYGTNAGGLAGRNNGGIISNCYSTGPVGGKIFIGGLIGDNSRGSVTNCFSTGDVTGTSFTGGLIGTGMGAANSFWDTQTSNLLISYGGIGLRTQQMKDMHFYSANNWAGGTWTIDQGSDYPHLYWENLPGEAIVDPVVSMEGSGQPLDPWIIESKSDFLSVCSGTFFWKKNYMLNINIDMSGEEYNRALIGYDSLNAFTGSFDGGGHIISNLAISGSGCIGLFGILDAGGQIKSLGLENVSIISTGDITGGLVADCRGIVTNCHFSGVVSGMQFTGGLAGRIERGLVRDCFSSGDIIGSTFAGGLAGYNSGSVTNCYSTGSVSGESSVGGLVGYLDDEDNGSVTCCYSTGHVNGVQQVGGLVGYTENRENVKYGLWDTVTSGTETSSGGVGKTTDQMHEESTFIDAGWDFVGETANGTNDAWTMPSEGGCPVLSTLSGYIPPVLSGEGTQANPYLISSPQELGALYHWGTYAFYRMTDDIDLTGIQWATAVIPFFNGYFDGDGHIIRNMNINGSTYLGLIASLGRGADVSSLGVENASINGIAYIGGLAGVNSGKLSSCFSTGSVQSSGYDTFIGGLAGDNRGDVINCYSTCSVSGQTHTGGLLGENSGYVEKCYSAGPVSGLYYAIRGFIGGYESSQYTATGCFWDIETSGIGNPGDYNYGAIGATTLQMQTIGNFCVAGWDFTEQDGDPADWFMPYKSYPILSWQEFYLGYDSFALLSKYWQQNGCWEPQSCSQADFYMDGVIDILDLIKLSQSWLDKT; via the coding sequence ATGAACAGTTCCAAGGATTTTCTCAAACGGGTTTGTACGGTAATTACTATTTTATCATTTTTCCCAAATCCTGTTTTTGGATTCTCAGGGGGCACCGGCACTCCTGAAAACCCCTGGCATATTTACAACAGGTCTGACCTTGAGGCGGTTAACAACGACCTTACCGCCCATTATATCTTAAAAAACTATATAGACCTGACATCCAAAACCTATGCCAGGGCAGTAATTGCGCCTGACACATCGACAGACCAGGGGTACCAGGGCACAGAATTCAGCGGTTCTTTAGACGGCAATTCGTATCCAATAACAAATCTCAAAGTCAATGGTGCATCTTACTGCGGGCTGTTTGGCATGATCGGCCCTGATGCGGAAATCAACAATGTCAGGCTTGTAAGTACCGCTGTGAACGGCACCAAATATGCCGGCGGCCTCTGTGGATATAACAAGGGTAATGTATCGAACAGTTATTCTACCGGCTCGGTCAACGGCGATTTTTACATCGGGGGACTTGCAGGGTATAACTACCAGGGCAAGATAGAACGTTGTTATTCCATGAGTACAGTTACAGGAACGAGTTACCACGCCGGAGGACTGGTGGGTTACAATGACGGGATTGTAACGAACAGCTATGCAGTCAGTATGGTCGTGGGAGAAATATCGGTCATCGGAAATTCTGATGTCGGCGGGATGGTCGGCCTCAATACCGGCAGCATAGAAACCAGCTTTTCTGCAGGCGGGGTCAGCGGCAGCGGTAACTCTGCCGGCGGTCTTGTTGGCTGCAACGATGGAAACATAACTGCCAGTTACGCTACAGGAGCAGTCTCTCTAACTGGTGCATACGGCACCAACGCAGGGGGGCTTGCCGGAAGGAACAATGGAGGGATCATCTCAAATTGTTACTCAACGGGCCCGGTTGGCGGTAAAATTTTCATTGGAGGTCTGATAGGTGATAACAGCAGAGGAAGTGTAACAAACTGTTTTTCTACCGGCGATGTTACAGGAACCAGCTTTACAGGCGGCCTGATTGGAACCGGTATGGGTGCGGCCAATAGTTTCTGGGATACTCAAACCTCCAATCTTCTCATAAGTTACGGAGGAATCGGTCTCAGGACACAGCAGATGAAGGATATGCATTTCTATAGTGCAAACAACTGGGCCGGCGGAACATGGACAATTGACCAGGGCAGCGATTATCCGCACCTGTACTGGGAAAACTTACCCGGAGAAGCTATAGTCGATCCGGTTGTCAGCATGGAAGGTTCGGGGCAGCCGCTGGACCCATGGATCATTGAATCTAAAAGCGATTTTCTATCAGTATGTTCGGGAACGTTTTTCTGGAAGAAGAACTATATGCTGAATATCAACATAGATATGTCCGGCGAAGAATACAACCGCGCACTGATCGGCTATGACTCTTTGAACGCCTTTACAGGTTCGTTCGATGGCGGCGGCCATATTATCAGCAACCTCGCTATCTCCGGCTCCGGCTGCATCGGTTTGTTCGGTATTCTTGACGCCGGCGGCCAGATAAAATCTCTGGGCTTAGAAAACGTTTCGATTATCAGCACTGGTGACATTACGGGCGGTTTGGTTGCAGATTGCAGAGGCATTGTAACAAACTGTCATTTTTCCGGAGTAGTTTCAGGTATGCAATTTACCGGCGGTCTGGCGGGCAGGATTGAACGCGGCTTAGTGAGAGATTGCTTCTCGAGCGGCGATATAATCGGCTCAACTTTTGCAGGCGGTCTGGCAGGCTATAACAGCGGCAGTGTAACAAACTGCTATTCCACCGGTTCCGTTTCCGGAGAATCCAGCGTTGGCGGCCTGGTGGGATACCTCGACGATGAGGATAATGGAAGTGTAACATGTTGTTATTCCACAGGGCATGTCAATGGAGTACAGCAGGTTGGCGGTTTAGTCGGCTACACAGAAAATCGGGAAAATGTAAAGTATGGATTATGGGATACAGTAACATCCGGCACTGAAACAAGCAGCGGCGGTGTCGGCAAAACGACCGACCAGATGCACGAAGAAAGTACCTTTATTGACGCCGGCTGGGATTTTGTCGGCGAAACGGCTAACGGCACCAATGATGCCTGGACAATGCCTTCAGAGGGTGGCTGCCCTGTATTGAGTACTTTGAGCGGTTACATTCCTCCAGTACTGAGCGGCGAGGGCACACAGGCAAACCCATACCTGATCAGCAGCCCACAAGAACTTGGCGCTTTATATCACTGGGGTACTTATGCTTTCTACAGAATGACTGATGATATAGATTTGACCGGGATACAATGGGCAACGGCGGTTATCCCCTTCTTTAATGGATATTTTGACGGTGACGGCCATATTATACGCAACATGAATATAAACGGGAGCACATATCTGGGCCTCATTGCCTCTCTTGGACGCGGAGCAGATGTCAGCAGTCTTGGCGTGGAAAATGCGTCTATAAACGGCATCGCATATATTGGGGGCTTAGCCGGTGTAAATAGCGGAAAACTATCGAGCTGCTTCTCTACAGGCAGCGTGCAATCCTCCGGGTACGATACATTTATTGGCGGTCTGGCCGGCGATAACCGCGGCGATGTTATAAACTGCTATTCTACCTGTTCGGTCAGCGGACAAACACATACCGGCGGACTGCTTGGAGAAAATTCCGGATATGTCGAGAAATGTTATTCAGCCGGCCCGGTCAGCGGCCTTTATTACGCAATAAGAGGTTTTATCGGAGGCTATGAATCTAGCCAATACACCGCAACAGGCTGTTTCTGGGATATTGAAACTTCCGGGATTGGCAATCCTGGAGATTACAATTACGGGGCAATAGGAGCAACAACACTGCAAATGCAGACAATAGGCAACTTCTGTGTCGCAGGCTGGGATTTTACTGAGCAGGACGGAGACCCTGCGGACTGGTTTATGCCTTATAAGAGCTACCCGATTCTGAGCTGGCAGGAATTTTATCTTGGTTATGATTCCTTTGCCCTGCTTTCGAAATACTGGCAGCAGAACGGATGCTGGGAACCGCAATCGTGCAGCCAGGCGGATTTCTATATGGACGGTGTGATTGATATTCTGGATTTAATCAAGCTCTCTCAAAGCTGGCTGGATAAAACCTAA